In one window of Nocardiopsis aegyptia DNA:
- a CDS encoding haloacid dehalogenase type II yields MTPHPDFDVIVFDILGTMVDEPGGIARGVRALRPDLDDAGTDALVRTWYRHVDEQQREIIGGRRPYADSTVIDQEAAARVAAEAGVADEDAIRSLAGAGQRLDPWPDSVPALARLASRFPVVGLSNAGHRALTRINAHSGLRWHQVLSAEDARGYKPDPGVYRLATANTGLAPDRLLMVAAHAWDLRGARAVGLRTAYVERPVGDPPGDGDSFDLTATSLDHLATLLGTD; encoded by the coding sequence GTGACCCCACACCCCGACTTCGACGTGATCGTCTTCGACATCCTCGGCACCATGGTCGACGAGCCCGGCGGGATCGCGCGCGGCGTCCGCGCGCTGCGCCCGGACCTCGACGACGCGGGCACGGACGCGCTCGTGCGCACCTGGTACCGGCACGTCGACGAGCAGCAGCGGGAGATCATCGGGGGCCGCCGCCCCTACGCCGACAGCACGGTGATCGACCAGGAGGCGGCGGCCCGCGTCGCGGCCGAGGCCGGGGTCGCCGACGAGGACGCGATCCGTTCGCTGGCGGGCGCCGGGCAGAGGCTGGACCCGTGGCCGGACTCGGTTCCGGCCCTGGCCCGGCTCGCCTCGCGCTTTCCCGTGGTCGGCCTGTCCAACGCCGGCCACAGGGCGCTGACGCGCATCAACGCGCACTCCGGGCTGCGCTGGCACCAGGTGCTCTCGGCCGAGGACGCCCGCGGCTACAAGCCGGACCCCGGCGTCTACCGGCTCGCGACCGCCAACACCGGCCTCGCGCCGGACCGCCTGCTCATGGTCGCCGCCCATGCCTGGGACCTGCGGGGCGCGCGGGCCGTGGGCCTGCGGACGGCCTACGTCGAGCGCCCCGTCGGGGACCCGCCCGGCGACGGGGACTCCTTCGACCTGACGGCGACGAGCCTGGACCACCTCGCCACGCTCCTGGGCACCGACTGA
- a CDS encoding sensor histidine kinase, which yields MRDSAADTATHRFRSLFTPGGWRLGTRFAVLFAVVVGVTVALVGALAYSTAATLIRGDARDEFERSVTSLSEELVSLHDDDSEASAGSVMFLAGKHVQVQFMRPDGARTHPIADPGPGGSVDLEPDAVDLEVAAYDEPGVVESREKEVEGQTYRVATVSVGDGVGAFLVVQRLSPTEATIDRLAAQILWVGLFVAIAAASAGWLVGHRVTGRLARLTDAAEYVSSTGRLDPVTAEHNAEDGSGAPLGAEEVGRDEVGRLGAAFKAMLARLTQSQDEQRRLVQDAAHELRTPLTSLYTNVQVLGRVDRLTPEARDRLIDDLRGEARELTALVNELVGLATGDHETETPTTVRLRDVAESVAARVRRRTGREIIVDADDSAVWGRPKALERAVVNPVENSAKFDAEGTAPIEIRIRSGTVEVSDRGPGIDPAELAHVFDRFYRATVARGLPGSGLGLSMVRDIAQAHGGRVFAHNRVGGGAVIGFELPTVRPGEGPPPPGPAAA from the coding sequence GTGCGCGACTCCGCCGCAGACACCGCGACGCACCGGTTCCGGTCGCTGTTCACACCGGGCGGCTGGCGCCTGGGCACCCGCTTCGCCGTGCTCTTCGCCGTCGTCGTGGGCGTCACCGTCGCCCTCGTCGGCGCCCTCGCCTACTCGACCGCCGCCACGCTCATCCGCGGCGACGCCAGGGACGAGTTCGAGCGCAGCGTCACCTCGCTCTCCGAGGAACTGGTCAGCCTGCACGACGACGACTCCGAGGCCTCCGCGGGCAGCGTGATGTTCCTGGCGGGCAAACACGTCCAGGTCCAGTTCATGCGGCCCGACGGGGCGCGCACGCACCCGATCGCCGATCCCGGCCCCGGCGGGAGCGTGGACCTGGAACCGGACGCCGTGGACCTGGAGGTCGCCGCCTACGACGAGCCCGGGGTCGTGGAGTCACGGGAGAAGGAGGTCGAGGGGCAGACCTACCGGGTGGCGACGGTGTCGGTGGGCGACGGAGTGGGCGCGTTCCTGGTCGTGCAGCGCCTCTCGCCCACGGAGGCCACCATCGACCGCCTGGCCGCCCAGATCCTGTGGGTGGGGCTGTTCGTCGCCATCGCCGCGGCGTCGGCCGGATGGCTGGTCGGCCACCGGGTCACCGGCCGCCTGGCCCGGCTCACCGACGCCGCCGAGTACGTCAGCTCCACCGGCCGCCTGGACCCGGTCACCGCCGAGCACAACGCGGAGGACGGCTCCGGGGCCCCGCTCGGGGCGGAGGAGGTCGGCCGGGACGAGGTCGGGCGGCTCGGCGCGGCCTTCAAGGCCATGCTGGCGCGGCTGACCCAGTCCCAGGACGAGCAGCGCCGCCTGGTCCAGGACGCCGCGCACGAACTCCGCACGCCGCTCACCAGCCTGTACACGAACGTGCAGGTGCTGGGGCGGGTCGACCGCCTCACCCCGGAGGCGCGCGACCGCCTCATCGACGACCTGCGCGGCGAGGCGCGCGAACTCACCGCGCTGGTGAACGAGCTGGTCGGCCTGGCCACGGGCGACCACGAGACCGAGACGCCGACCACGGTCCGCCTGCGCGACGTCGCCGAGTCGGTCGCCGCCCGGGTCCGGCGCCGCACCGGGCGCGAGATCATCGTGGACGCCGACGACAGCGCCGTGTGGGGCCGCCCCAAGGCCCTGGAGCGCGCCGTGGTCAACCCGGTGGAGAACTCCGCGAAGTTCGACGCGGAGGGGACCGCGCCCATCGAGATCCGGATCCGCTCCGGGACCGTGGAGGTCAGCGACCGCGGGCCCGGGATCGACCCCGCGGAACTCGCCCACGTCTTCGACCGCTTCTACCGCGCCACCGTCGCCCGAGGGCTGCCCGGATCGGGACTCGGCCTGTCGATGGTCCGCGACATCGCCCAGGCCCACGGAGGCCGGGTGTTCGCCCACAACCGCGTCGGTGGCGGCGCCGTCATCGGTTTCGAGCTCCCGACGGTCCGGCCGGGCGAGGGCCCGCCGCCACCCGGTCCCGCCGCCGCGTAG
- a CDS encoding response regulator transcription factor, translated as MEATSTSTVLIADDDRAIRESLERALQLEGYTVRTAADGVQALAAVHSDPVDLLILDVMMPGVDGLGVARVLRAEKDRTPILMLTARVETPDRVAGLDAGADDYLAKPFELEELLARLRALLRRSAHVSEEGVEEGPLRVGELRLDPLARRVWRGEREIDLSKTEFDLLELLVRNHGIVLDHATIYDRIWGYDFGPESKNLAVYISYLRRKLEDGGPPLIQTVRGVGYTLRG; from the coding sequence ATGGAAGCCACCTCCACCTCCACGGTGCTGATCGCCGACGACGACCGGGCGATCCGCGAGTCACTGGAACGCGCCCTCCAACTGGAGGGCTACACGGTGCGCACGGCCGCCGACGGCGTCCAGGCCCTGGCCGCCGTGCACTCCGACCCCGTCGACCTGCTCATCCTCGACGTGATGATGCCCGGCGTGGACGGACTGGGCGTGGCCCGCGTCCTGCGGGCGGAGAAGGACCGCACCCCCATCCTCATGCTCACCGCACGTGTCGAGACGCCCGACCGTGTGGCCGGGCTCGACGCCGGTGCCGACGACTACCTCGCCAAGCCCTTCGAGCTGGAGGAGCTCCTGGCCCGTCTGCGCGCGCTGCTGCGCCGCTCCGCGCACGTGAGCGAGGAGGGTGTCGAGGAGGGGCCGCTCCGGGTCGGGGAACTGCGCCTGGACCCGCTCGCCCGCCGGGTGTGGCGCGGCGAGCGGGAGATCGACCTCTCCAAGACCGAGTTCGACCTGCTGGAGCTGCTGGTCCGCAACCACGGCATCGTGCTGGACCACGCCACCATCTACGACCGGATCTGGGGCTACGACTTCGGCCCCGAGTCCAAGAACCTCGCCGTCTACATCAGCTACCTGCGCCGCAAGCTGGAGGACGGCGGCCCGCCGCTGATCCAGACCGTGCGCGGCGTCGGATACACACTCCGGGGATGA
- a CDS encoding HpcH/HpaI aldolase/citrate lyase family protein: MGELRSRRSVLAVPASNPRFVEKARGLDTDAFFLDLEDACAPLEKADARDTVVRALREGGWGGRVRTVRVNDVTTEWAYRDVITVVEGAGADLDCLVLPKVTSARDIHWLDTLLTQIERATGLDVGRIGIEAQIEDARGLTEVDAIAAASPRLESLVYGPADFMASLNMKSLVVGEQPPGYDTGDAYHYVLMRILTAARAHGLQAIDGPYLRIRDVDAFRRSAARTAALGFDGKWVLHPLQVEAANEVYAPSQEDYDKAELILDAYAHATAVDRRGAVMLGSEMLDEASRKMALVVAGKGRAAGLKRTDGSAPDGSGA; encoded by the coding sequence ATGGGCGAGCTCAGGTCACGGCGGTCGGTGCTGGCGGTGCCGGCGTCCAACCCCCGGTTCGTCGAGAAGGCCCGCGGCCTGGACACCGACGCCTTCTTCCTCGACCTGGAGGACGCCTGCGCACCGCTGGAGAAGGCCGACGCCCGCGACACCGTCGTGAGGGCCCTGCGCGAGGGCGGCTGGGGCGGCCGGGTGCGCACCGTCCGTGTCAACGACGTCACCACCGAGTGGGCCTACCGCGACGTCATCACGGTCGTGGAGGGCGCCGGGGCCGACCTGGACTGCCTCGTGCTCCCCAAGGTGACCTCCGCGCGCGACATCCACTGGCTCGACACCCTGCTCACGCAGATCGAGCGGGCCACGGGGCTGGACGTGGGCCGCATCGGCATCGAGGCGCAGATCGAGGACGCCCGCGGCCTGACCGAGGTCGACGCGATCGCCGCCGCCTCGCCCCGGCTGGAGTCGCTGGTCTACGGGCCCGCCGACTTCATGGCCTCGCTGAACATGAAGAGCCTGGTCGTGGGCGAGCAGCCGCCCGGCTACGACACCGGCGACGCCTACCACTACGTCCTGATGCGCATCCTCACCGCGGCCAGGGCCCACGGCCTCCAGGCGATCGACGGCCCCTACCTGCGGATCCGCGACGTCGACGCCTTCCGCCGCTCCGCCGCCCGCACGGCCGCCCTGGGCTTCGACGGCAAATGGGTCCTGCACCCGCTCCAGGTCGAGGCCGCCAACGAGGTGTACGCGCCCTCCCAGGAGGACTACGACAAGGCCGAACTGATCCTCGACGCCTACGCGCACGCCACGGCCGTCGACCGCCGCGGCGCCGTCATGCTCGGCTCGGAGATGCTGGACGAGGCGTCGCGCAAGATGGCGCTGGTCGTGGCGGGCAAGGGCCGCGCGGCCGGGCTGAAGCGCACCGACGGCTCCGCCCCGGACGGCAGCGGAGCCTGA
- a CDS encoding molybdopterin-dependent oxidoreductase: MSRAVYPTSAHWGGYQVVVEDGRVVGVRPDPDDPAPSPIIANTPGAQHHPSRVARPAVRRRWLEHGPGPDPRRGDPDDEYVEVEWDTVLDLLARELDRVRSRHGNEAIYGGSYGWGSAGRIHHAQSQLHRFLNTIGGYTRSRTTYSHGAVEVLMPRILGTPAANRLLHRAPAWTVIREHTDLLVTFGGLRVSNTWTSSGGRAVQTAGPAMREAAESGVEFVSVSPLRDDTPEDVKADWVSIEPGTDTAVMLALMHVLFTEGLADTAFLDRYTVGAEAVRSYVLGEDGSGPVRDPEWAESVSGVPAGELRALARRMAGRRTLVNVGWSVQRARHGEQPLWAGLALACCLGQVGLPGGGFASGYGSMGNYGGGATPLGLPRMPQGNNPVDSFIPVARIADMLLHPGERYDFDGQERRYPHARLVYWAGGNPFHHHQDLARLTEAFGRPDTVVVHETHWTATARHADIVVPATTVLERDDLTASQGDLTVRAMPRAVPPHGQARDEYDTYADLAERLGLREEFTEGRTSGQWMRVVYERWRSLVARRGLDVPGFDEFWSLGRVEIPGRVEDEALLGEFRADPEGGALRTPSGRIELFSDTIDSFGYEDCPGHPVWLPGPTVTGDRDAWPFTLVANQPSGRLHSQQDMGAHSMSQKVEGRAPLRMHPGDARALGLAEGSVVRVVGPRGSCLAGLVPSESVRPGVVQLSTGAWYDPTAPGVTCAHGNPNALTEDVGTSSLSQGCTGQLTRVRVEAFTGPLPPVRAFDPPRGVMPA, translated from the coding sequence ATGTCGCGCGCGGTGTATCCGACCAGCGCCCACTGGGGCGGCTACCAGGTGGTCGTGGAGGACGGGCGCGTGGTGGGCGTGCGCCCCGACCCCGACGACCCGGCGCCCTCCCCCATCATCGCCAACACCCCGGGTGCCCAGCACCACCCCTCGCGGGTGGCGCGTCCGGCGGTGCGCCGCCGCTGGCTGGAGCACGGCCCCGGACCGGATCCGCGCCGGGGCGACCCGGACGACGAGTACGTCGAGGTCGAGTGGGACACCGTCCTGGACCTGCTCGCCCGTGAGCTGGACCGGGTGCGCTCGCGGCACGGCAACGAGGCGATCTACGGCGGCTCCTACGGGTGGGGCAGCGCGGGCCGGATCCACCACGCGCAGAGCCAGCTGCACCGGTTCCTGAACACGATCGGCGGCTACACGCGGTCCCGGACGACCTACAGCCACGGCGCGGTGGAGGTGCTGATGCCGCGGATTCTGGGGACTCCGGCGGCCAACCGCCTGCTGCACCGCGCCCCGGCGTGGACGGTGATCCGCGAGCACACCGACCTGCTGGTGACCTTCGGCGGGCTGCGGGTGTCGAACACGTGGACCTCCTCCGGCGGGCGGGCGGTGCAGACCGCGGGTCCGGCCATGCGGGAGGCCGCGGAGTCCGGGGTGGAGTTCGTGTCCGTGTCCCCGCTGCGCGATGACACGCCCGAGGACGTCAAGGCGGACTGGGTGTCCATCGAACCGGGGACGGACACCGCGGTGATGCTGGCCCTGATGCACGTGCTGTTCACCGAGGGGCTGGCCGACACCGCGTTCCTGGACCGGTACACGGTGGGCGCGGAGGCCGTGCGCTCCTACGTGCTGGGCGAGGACGGGTCGGGCCCGGTGCGCGACCCGGAGTGGGCCGAGTCGGTGAGCGGTGTGCCCGCGGGCGAGCTCCGTGCGCTGGCCCGGCGGATGGCCGGCCGGCGCACGCTGGTCAACGTGGGGTGGTCGGTCCAGCGCGCCCGCCACGGCGAGCAGCCGCTGTGGGCCGGCCTGGCACTGGCGTGCTGCCTGGGACAGGTGGGCCTCCCAGGCGGCGGCTTCGCGTCGGGCTACGGGTCCATGGGCAACTACGGCGGCGGGGCGACCCCGCTGGGGCTGCCGCGGATGCCGCAGGGCAACAACCCGGTGGACTCGTTCATCCCGGTGGCGCGGATCGCGGACATGCTGCTGCACCCGGGTGAGCGCTACGACTTCGACGGGCAGGAGCGCCGCTACCCGCACGCGCGGCTCGTGTACTGGGCGGGCGGCAACCCCTTCCACCACCACCAGGACCTGGCGCGGCTGACCGAGGCGTTCGGGCGGCCGGACACGGTGGTCGTGCACGAGACGCACTGGACCGCGACGGCGCGGCACGCCGACATCGTCGTCCCGGCCACGACCGTGCTGGAGCGCGACGACCTCACGGCGAGCCAGGGCGACCTGACAGTGCGGGCGATGCCGCGCGCGGTGCCGCCGCACGGGCAGGCGCGGGACGAGTACGACACGTACGCCGACCTGGCCGAACGGCTGGGGCTGCGCGAGGAGTTCACCGAGGGCCGGACCAGCGGCCAGTGGATGCGCGTGGTCTACGAGCGCTGGCGTTCCCTGGTCGCCCGGCGGGGGCTGGACGTGCCCGGGTTCGACGAGTTCTGGTCGCTGGGCCGCGTGGAGATCCCGGGACGGGTCGAGGACGAGGCGCTCCTGGGCGAGTTCCGGGCCGACCCCGAGGGTGGCGCGCTGCGGACCCCGAGCGGGCGGATCGAGCTGTTCTCGGACACGATCGACTCCTTCGGGTACGAGGACTGCCCGGGCCACCCGGTGTGGCTGCCCGGCCCGACGGTGACCGGGGACCGCGACGCGTGGCCGTTCACGCTGGTCGCGAACCAGCCGAGCGGTCGGCTGCACAGCCAGCAGGACATGGGGGCGCACAGCATGTCGCAGAAGGTCGAGGGGCGCGCGCCGCTGCGGATGCACCCCGGCGACGCGCGGGCCCTGGGCCTGGCGGAGGGCTCGGTGGTGCGGGTGGTCGGCCCGCGCGGCTCGTGCCTGGCGGGCCTGGTGCCGAGCGAGTCGGTGCGGCCGGGCGTGGTGCAGCTGTCGACGGGTGCTTGGTACGACCCGACGGCGCCGGGAGTGACCTGCGCGCACGGCAACCCGAACGCGCTGACGGAGGACGTGGGGACGTCGTCCCTGAGCCAGGGGTGCACGGGCCAGCTGACGCGAGTCCGCGTGGAGGCGTTCACCGGCCCGCTCCCCCCGGTCCGGGCCTTCGACCCGCCGAGAGGCGTCATGCCCGCCTAG
- a CDS encoding type II toxin-antitoxin system Phd/YefM family antitoxin yields METIPITEAKTRIAELADRAQREHADYTFTKNGRPAVVMMSVDQYESLMETLNILDDPETRADLTESAESEDFTTEEEMAELMNARLGKDSTA; encoded by the coding sequence ATGGAGACCATTCCGATCACTGAGGCCAAGACCAGAATCGCCGAGCTCGCCGACCGTGCGCAGCGCGAGCACGCCGACTACACGTTCACCAAGAACGGCCGTCCCGCCGTCGTGATGATGTCAGTGGATCAGTACGAGTCCCTGATGGAGACATTGAACATCCTCGATGACCCGGAGACACGTGCGGACCTCACCGAATCCGCCGAATCCGAGGACTTCACGACCGAAGAGGAGATGGCCGAGCTGATGAACGCGCGACTCGGCAAGGACTCCACTGCATGA
- a CDS encoding type II toxin-antitoxin system RelE family toxin, which yields MRIVYKGPARSALTEDLPEAVASAAYEFVNGPLKENPWRVGKPLAEPFAGLHAARRGTYRIIYKVRPDKDVIEVHSIRHRRDAYRA from the coding sequence ATGAGGATCGTCTACAAGGGGCCCGCTCGCAGCGCTCTGACCGAGGACCTCCCCGAAGCGGTCGCCTCCGCCGCGTACGAGTTCGTCAACGGACCGCTGAAGGAGAACCCGTGGCGTGTGGGCAAGCCGCTCGCGGAACCCTTCGCCGGGCTGCACGCCGCCAGAAGGGGGACCTACCGGATCATCTACAAGGTCCGCCCGGACAAGGACGTGATCGAGGTCCACTCGATCCGCCACCGTCGCGACGCGTACCGCGCCTGA
- a CDS encoding PrsW family glutamic-type intramembrane protease, with protein MEEQAMLARDLVLRVCAGPTELDPQWIRAGGKVTTPFLVPRDRNLIRAIIAAGRSMGVDRLLVCRTRPEFSYEAVTEVPLDTDTLVDLIRGWGPTPTDFLVCVEDFSAAVLVDADELTVAAGPPDFVRELVGADIPQARAHFAARARAEGGAVLTRAAQLYHCVEPGARHARTPRGPGPDTAERLARATERARERSPRAVRGLRALRGSWGWLMLVALLAAPLAAPELHPVLPALALTYLLLFQLAWLSRSRTVSFATLLRVVALGAVLLWPVALAESAIVGFLGADPYGVLAYTYVAVPVEEIGKLVPLLLLPLLARRRARRLAATDFLLVAAASGAGFQLAERLLTEVSLMEGGHTGGTGLLLPGGSVVHAPDGSVLAVFSGHALTTGLVGAALGLAIVGRRYGAWLWLLPPLALTTAVLEHLDLNAVLAGASLHWATDAVYAVLGGGVLTPWLLLLLLLCAVAMDYRMIGTAAESTPPLPGQPPLARLRRWAWGRSIAMRVRVPADIAPLFRRIALSWIDLPVTLATTLSSIAHELAAATIAARRGPGVLCDTWRFVRHRRASAMGEARSEGRPWRPYPAQDVLTRRARELAIRLGLAATGGITAAAAAALMTAALPAAVVLPPVGAVGDTPAYALVAVARLQAWLGGQGGAVWAAVALVAVFSLLTTGNAVPHAHPRMREFLRAPTANTGAILGMLAPGQVGYALPGLVGPALPRRVDRLLVR; from the coding sequence ATGGAAGAACAGGCCATGCTCGCGCGGGACCTGGTCCTGCGCGTCTGTGCCGGTCCGACCGAGCTCGATCCCCAGTGGATCCGGGCCGGCGGCAAGGTCACCACCCCCTTCCTCGTGCCCCGCGACCGCAACCTCATCCGCGCGATCATCGCCGCCGGGCGGTCGATGGGCGTGGACCGCCTCCTGGTCTGCCGGACGCGCCCGGAGTTCTCCTACGAAGCCGTCACCGAGGTCCCGCTCGACACCGACACCCTGGTCGACCTCATCCGGGGATGGGGACCCACGCCCACCGACTTCCTCGTCTGCGTCGAGGACTTCTCCGCGGCCGTCCTGGTCGACGCCGACGAGCTCACCGTGGCGGCCGGACCGCCCGACTTCGTCCGCGAACTCGTCGGGGCCGACATCCCCCAGGCCCGCGCGCACTTCGCGGCCCGGGCACGCGCGGAGGGCGGGGCGGTCCTCACACGGGCCGCGCAGCTCTACCACTGCGTGGAGCCCGGCGCCCGCCACGCCCGTACACCGCGGGGCCCCGGCCCGGACACGGCCGAACGCCTCGCCCGTGCCACCGAACGCGCCCGCGAGCGCTCCCCGCGGGCCGTGCGCGGCCTGCGCGCGCTCCGCGGCTCCTGGGGGTGGCTCATGCTGGTCGCCCTGCTCGCCGCGCCCCTGGCCGCGCCGGAGCTGCACCCCGTCCTTCCCGCGCTCGCCCTCACCTACCTGCTCCTCTTCCAGCTGGCGTGGCTCTCGCGCTCGCGCACCGTCTCGTTCGCGACCCTGCTGCGGGTGGTCGCCCTCGGTGCCGTCCTGCTGTGGCCGGTCGCCCTCGCCGAGTCCGCGATCGTGGGCTTCCTGGGCGCCGACCCCTACGGCGTCCTCGCCTACACCTACGTCGCGGTGCCCGTGGAGGAGATCGGCAAGCTCGTACCGCTGCTGCTCCTGCCGCTCCTCGCCCGTCGCCGGGCGCGCCGGCTCGCGGCCACCGACTTCCTGCTGGTGGCGGCGGCCTCCGGAGCGGGGTTTCAGCTCGCGGAGCGCCTGCTGACCGAGGTGTCGCTGATGGAGGGCGGCCACACCGGCGGAACCGGCCTCCTCCTGCCCGGCGGCTCGGTCGTGCACGCCCCGGACGGCAGCGTCCTCGCCGTCTTCTCCGGGCACGCCCTGACCACCGGCCTGGTCGGCGCGGCTCTCGGCCTCGCGATCGTCGGCCGCCGCTACGGCGCCTGGCTCTGGCTGCTGCCCCCGCTCGCGCTGACCACCGCCGTCCTGGAACACCTCGACCTCAACGCGGTGCTCGCCGGGGCGAGCCTGCACTGGGCCACCGACGCGGTCTACGCGGTCCTCGGCGGCGGCGTCCTCACCCCGTGGCTGCTGCTCCTGCTCCTGCTGTGCGCGGTCGCGATGGACTACCGGATGATCGGTACCGCCGCCGAGAGCACGCCACCGCTGCCCGGGCAGCCGCCGCTGGCCCGCCTGCGCCGCTGGGCGTGGGGGCGTTCGATCGCGATGCGCGTGCGGGTGCCCGCCGACATCGCGCCGCTGTTCCGCCGGATTGCGCTGTCGTGGATCGACCTGCCGGTCACCCTGGCGACCACGCTGTCCTCGATCGCGCACGAGCTGGCCGCCGCCACGATCGCGGCCCGCCGGGGACCGGGGGTCCTGTGCGACACCTGGCGCTTCGTGCGGCACCGGCGGGCCAGCGCCATGGGCGAGGCCCGTTCCGAGGGACGGCCCTGGCGCCCCTACCCGGCCCAGGACGTCCTGACCCGCAGAGCGCGCGAGCTGGCCATCCGTCTGGGCCTGGCCGCGACCGGGGGGATCACGGCGGCCGCCGCGGCGGCGCTCATGACGGCAGCCCTCCCGGCCGCCGTCGTCCTGCCCCCGGTCGGCGCCGTGGGGGACACCCCGGCCTACGCCCTGGTGGCGGTCGCCCGCCTCCAGGCCTGGCTGGGCGGTCAGGGCGGTGCCGTGTGGGCGGCGGTGGCGCTGGTGGCCGTGTTCAGCCTGCTGACGACCGGCAACGCGGTGCCGCACGCCCACCCACGGATGCGCGAGTTCCTGCGCGCGCCCACCGCCAACACGGGCGCGATCCTGGGGATGCTCGCCCCGGGACAGGTCGGCTACGCGCTCCCGGGCCTGGTCGGGCCGGCGCTGCCGCGCCGTGTGGACCGCCTCCTGGTCCGCTGA
- a CDS encoding methyltransferase family protein — MIHDPELHATLVRGLGLFGPLVALVALGVWRTPSRRETAAMIVSGAWVLLTLLPLNLVALRVGWWTFHADGGVWLGMPVDLVVAWVLLWGPLPALLLRVLPVPLLTALLVWADILLMPLAAPVVDLSRLWLVGEFAGAVVCLIPALLLAYWTREGQLVHARVWVQAGLAFGLMVALPLFVLGAVPSGPTVFAGAQVVVLAGLPGLAAAREFARVGAGTPLPYDPPVHLVTSGPYAYLRNPMQTSMIAVYLALAALLGEPALLLLALSALIYGAGFADWHEDGQLRAAFGRRWTDYRSAVRPWLPRWRPWPGRTPGVLHVAADCAMCRGLGAWIMARSPVALDLRPAAEHPEVLYRVTYETPDGARWSGVSAVARALEHLHLGWALVGWALDVPGVRHFAQVCADVFGAGPRPSRAPRTPVAQGSTRERA, encoded by the coding sequence GTGATCCACGACCCCGAACTCCACGCCACCCTGGTCCGCGGCCTGGGCCTGTTCGGCCCCCTCGTCGCGCTCGTGGCACTGGGCGTCTGGCGTACGCCCTCCCGCCGCGAGACCGCGGCGATGATCGTCTCCGGCGCCTGGGTCCTGCTCACCCTGCTGCCGCTCAACCTGGTCGCCCTGCGCGTCGGCTGGTGGACCTTCCACGCCGACGGGGGCGTGTGGCTGGGGATGCCCGTGGACCTCGTCGTCGCGTGGGTCCTCCTGTGGGGTCCGCTGCCGGCCCTGCTGCTGCGCGTGCTCCCCGTCCCCCTGCTCACCGCCCTGTTGGTCTGGGCCGACATCCTCCTCATGCCGCTCGCCGCGCCCGTGGTGGACCTCAGCCGGCTGTGGCTGGTGGGCGAGTTCGCCGGAGCGGTCGTGTGCCTGATCCCCGCGCTGCTGCTCGCGTACTGGACGCGCGAGGGCCAGCTCGTCCACGCGCGGGTGTGGGTCCAGGCCGGGCTGGCGTTCGGGCTGATGGTCGCGCTGCCCCTGTTCGTCCTCGGCGCCGTCCCCAGCGGCCCGACCGTGTTCGCCGGCGCACAGGTGGTCGTGCTGGCCGGGCTGCCCGGCCTGGCCGCCGCGCGGGAGTTCGCGCGCGTGGGCGCCGGGACACCGCTGCCCTACGACCCGCCCGTCCACCTGGTCACCAGCGGCCCCTACGCCTACCTGCGCAACCCCATGCAGACCTCGATGATCGCCGTCTACCTGGCGCTCGCCGCGCTGCTGGGCGAACCCGCCCTCCTCCTGCTGGCCCTGAGCGCGCTCATCTACGGCGCCGGGTTCGCCGACTGGCACGAGGACGGGCAGCTGCGCGCGGCGTTCGGTCGCCGGTGGACCGACTACCGGTCGGCCGTGCGCCCCTGGCTGCCCCGGTGGCGGCCGTGGCCGGGCCGCACCCCCGGAGTCCTCCACGTCGCCGCGGACTGCGCGATGTGCCGGGGCCTCGGCGCCTGGATCATGGCCCGTTCGCCCGTCGCCCTGGACCTGCGGCCCGCGGCGGAGCACCCCGAGGTCCTCTACCGCGTCACCTATGAGACCCCCGACGGCGCGCGCTGGAGCGGTGTGTCCGCGGTCGCCAGGGCACTGGAGCACCTCCACCTGGGCTGGGCGCTCGTCGGTTGGGCGCTGGACGTGCCCGGTGTGCGGCACTTCGCCCAGGTCTGCGCGGACGTCTTCGGTGCCGGGCCCCGGCCCTCCCGCGCCCCGCGCACACCCGTTGCACAGGGCTCAACGCGAGAGCGCGCCTGA